A portion of the Lolium rigidum isolate FL_2022 chromosome 1, APGP_CSIRO_Lrig_0.1, whole genome shotgun sequence genome contains these proteins:
- the LOC124682960 gene encoding serine carboxypeptidase-like 45: MPSLVCCFRPLAMAMLLLIPAALCQPRKGNDRITTLPGQPEVSFAQYSGYIGVDGMGSRALFYYFVEAEIDPATKPLVLWLNGGAFSENGPFRPSGQMLVKNEYSWNKEANLIYLETPAGVGYSYSADAAYYQGVDDKMTAMDNMVFMQRWLEKFPQYKGRELYISGESYAGHYIPQLAEVMVEFNKKDKIFNLKGLALGNPVLEFTTDFNSRAEYFWSHGLISDSTYRIFTSVCNYSRYVSEYYGGSLSPLCARVMNQVTRETSQFVDKYDVTLDVCLSSVLSQSMILSPHRQVGQPIDVCVEDETVKYLNRRDVKKALHAKLIGVKNWAVCSSVLEYEFLNLQIPTINIVGSLVKSGIRVLVYSGDQDSVIPLTGSRTLVQNLARDLGLKATIPYRVWFEGKQVGGWTQVYGDMLSFATIRGASHEAPFSQPERSLVLFRAFLQGRPLPETFS, from the exons ATGCCATCTCTAGTTTGCTGCTTCAGGCCATTGGCCATGGCGATGCTGCTACTCATTCCTGCTGCACTGTGTCAACCGCGTAAGGGCAATGACAGGATCACAACGCTCCCTGGGCAGCCTGAGGTGAGCTTTGCGCAGTACTCGGGCTACATTGGCGTGGATGGAATGGGAAGCAGGGCACTCTTCTACTACTTTGTGGAGGCAGAGATTGACCCTGCCACCAAGCCTCTTGTGCTGTGGCTCAATGGAG GGGCCTTCTCAGAGAATGGTCCTTTCAGGCCTAGTGGGCAGATGCTAGTGAAGAATGAGTACAGCTGGAACaaag AAGCGAATTTGATTTACCTGGAGACACCAGCTGGTGTTGGCTACTCCTACTCTGCTGATGCTGCCTACTACCAGGGTGTGGACGACAAGATGACAG CAATGGACAATATGGTATTCATGCAAAGGTGGCTTGAAAAGTTCCCACAGTACAAGGGCAGAGAGCTATACATTTCCGGAGAAAGCTATGCAG GGCACTACATTCCACAACTTGCCGAGGTCATGGTAGAGTTCAATAAGAAGGACAAGATTTTCAACCTCAAAGGACTTGCT TTGGGCAATCCTGTTCTTGAGTTCACCACTGACTTCAACTCGAGGGCAGAGTACTTCTGGTCTCATGGCCTCATTTCAGACTCAACATACAGGATTTTTACCTCGGTTTGCAACTACTCCCGCTATGTCAGTGAGTACTATGGTGGATCGCTTAGCCCACTTTGTGCACGGGTGATGAACCAAGTAACCCGTGAGACTAGCCAGTTCGTGGACAAGTACGATGTGACCCTTGACGTCTGCTTGTCATCAGTCCTCTCCCAGTCAATGATCCTCTCCCCTCAT AGGCAGGTCGGGCAGCCCATTGATGTTTGTGTCGAGGACGAGACGGTGAAATACTTGAACAGGAGGGATGTTAAGAAAGCACTCCATGCGAAGCTCATCGGTGTAAAAAATTGGGCAGTTTGCAGCAG TGTTCTTGAGTACGAGTTCCTCAACTTGCAGATTCCGACAATCAACATAGTTGGCTCACTTGTCAAGTCCGGCATCAGAGTACTAGTGTACAG CGGCGATCAGGACTCGGTGATCCCTCTAACGGGAAGCAGGACGCTGGTGCAGAATCTAGCGCGCGATCTAGGCCTCAAGGCAACCATCCCGTATCGAGTTTGGTTCGAAGGGAAGCAG GTTGGTGGGTGGACTCAGGTATACGGTGACATGCTTTCCTTCGCCACCATTAGAGGAGCTTCACACGAGGCACCATTCTCGCAGCCGGAACGCTCTCTTGTGCTTTTCAGGGCATTCCTACAAGGCAGGCCTCTACCGGAAACCTTCTCATGA